Part of the Candidatus Polarisedimenticolaceae bacterium genome, TCGCGCGTACGGACGCGCCCGCGCGCCTTCACCAGGTCGGCGAGGAGGCGGAACTCGGTGATCGTCAGACCCAGGGAGCGCCCGGCGACGGCGGCACGGTGGTTGTCGAGGTCGACCTCGATCGGCCCCCAGCGCAACGTGCGGGCGTCGTCCTCCGTTCCGCCGGCGCCTCGCTTGAGCACCGCCTTGACCCGCAGGACGATCTCCCGGGGACTGAACGGCTTCGTCACGTAGTCGTCGGCGCCGAGCTCGAACCCCAGCACCCGGTCGATCTCGTCCTTGCGGGCGGTGAGCAGGATCACCGGCAGGGCCGGGGACGCGCTCCCCCCGCGCAGGGACTTCAACACCTCGACCCCCGACACCTCCGGGAGCATCACGTCGAGCAGCACGAGGTCGGGACGTTCGCGCCGGATCGCCTCGAGCGCCTCTCGGCCGTCGTACGCCTCGGCGACCTGGAATCCTTCGCGGGTCAGGACGTGCTGGAGCGCCCCCACGATGTCGCGCTCGTCGTCGACCACAAGGATCTTTCCGGCCATGCGAACGCTCCCCGGATCGTGTCCCCGCGGGGAGGTTACGAGGCGGAGGACGGCGGCGCGTTACGCCCCCGTAAAGTCACTGTAACTTGACGGGCCCGCCGGTGATCGTGCGCGCCGAGAACCCGGGAAGCAGGCCGAAGTCCGGCGGCAGCAGTCCGTTCCTCCGGCGAGCCGCCACCCACGACGCGAGCTTGGCGGCCTCGACCGGATCGGACTCCGCGGACGAGAACCGGTCGGCG contains:
- a CDS encoding response regulator transcription factor codes for the protein MAGKILVVDDERDIVGALQHVLTREGFQVAEAYDGREALEAIRRERPDLVLLDVMLPEVSGVEVLKSLRGGSASPALPVILLTARKDEIDRVLGFELGADDYVTKPFSPREIVLRVKAVLKRGAGGTEDDARTLRWGPIEVDLDNHRAAVAGRSLGLTITEFRLLADLVKARGRVRTREALLSEVWGYDAEVMSRTVDTHMRRLRHKLGDASPWLGTVRGVGYRVQDPGPA